In Aulosira sp. FACHB-615, the DNA window CTACCCTCTCATCAACGTTGCGTTGAGCTACCACACCGCAAACAGCCGCCGCCGCAAATTTATACACACCCGCCATTTTGAACAATGTGCCGCATTCCATTTCGTAGTTCAAAATATTCAACCGCCGATACTCTTCCGTAATTCCCCGGAGCGATCGCATTAAATAGGGATTGGCTGAATCAGCGCGTTCCTGTCCTTCATAAAAAGTATCAACAGATGCAGTAATTCCTAAATAATGCTCAAATCCTAACTCTTGTGCAGCCTTGACTAAAGCCACTGTCAAAAATGGATCAGCCGCCGCCGGATATTCTATAGGTGCAATGTCATTAGCTGCACCTTGACGACACAAAGCCGCACTACTAATGACAATACTGCCGACTGGTACATGAAGTTGAATTGAGCCACAAGTCCCGATGCGAATAATTTGCCGGATTCCCACCTGTACCAATTCATTCACCACAATACTTAAAGAAGGCGCACCCATCCCACTAGTTGCCGCTAAGATGGGGCGATGATTGGGTAAATAGCCTAAATAACTATCAAGTCCGCGATTTTGGGATAATAAACGCACATCTTGGAAATAATTTTCGGCAATCAGACGGGTGCGATCGCGATCGCCAGATAATAAAGCAATCTCAGGCGGCGATGTCCCTAAATCCTCTTGCCCAAAACCAATGTGATAAAAGCGTTTGTTTGTCATATAGCAGTCCGATTTGATTTTTGAACAAATACGTAGTAGCGCGGCAAGCCTTAAATGTTGCATGATAAATTTCTTGTGGGATGGGCTTCTAGCCCGTCCGGTGCGGGCAGGATGCCCACACCACAAGAGTTATTTTTATGCCCTATTTTAGCCTTGCCACGCCAGTAGGGTGTGTTAGCGACAGCGTAACGCACCTACAGTTACGGCTTAATGCCTCCGCAGACTTTAAAAGTAATCAGCACAAAAAACCCCCGAATTTGATCAGGGGCTAAGAGTTCATAAAATTACTAACTTGATGCAATTACCTGTGATCAAAAGCTGAGAGTTACCCCCAGACAACTGGGGACTGTCAATCAATTACGATGATTGTTACTGTAGCGAACCCTTGTACCTGCCCAGAGTAACTTTTCGCGCAGTGTTTGATAATAGGAATTGTTTTCGCGTAAGACAATAAATTTAGCTCGACACTCAGCCATTCGCACATCAACGCGATGTCCAGGCCAAATGGAAGTAGATAACACCCCATCCATCCACAATTTAGTACTTAAATCGTAATCGCCCAAAGGCCAAATACTCACCACCACCCCAGGCGGTAACACCAAGGGACGGCTAGACAGGCTCATCGGACAAATGGGAGTAATGGTGACAGCTTCCATCCCGTCGTGCATGATGGGGCCACTTGCCGAAACAGTGTAACCAGTAGAACCTGTAGGAGTAGAAATAATCAACCCGTCTCCTACATACTGATCGACTACTTCACCATCAATTTCCATTTCGAGGATAGAAGTGATCATGCGATCGGCAGAAGCGGGTTTAACACAAAATTCATTTAATGCTAGGTAGCGTTCGGTGACTGGTTCTAAATTCGTGCGATGACCTTCATACACTGCGGCTTGTAGCATCATTCGCCGTTGAATGGCATAACGATCCTCAAACAGCCGATCCCATACTTTTTCTGTATCTTGAAATTCATCTACAGACTCGGTTAAAAAGCCCAGATGACCGCCCACATTCACGCCAAGAATGGGGATACCAGCTGGGGCTAAATGTCTGGCACTAGTTAAAACAGTACCATCACCACCGAGTACTAAAGCCATGTCAATTGGTTGATTAGACGATGCCAAAAATACCGGGTAAGGGTTATCTTTTGGCCCGCTAGGCCCCATCAGTACATGACAACCGCGATTTTCTAGCTGCTTGGCACAAATTTCTGCCCAGCGTTTACTTTGAGAATCTCGCGCCTTATAAGCAATGATTACCTGCTTGAGTTGCACGCACAATTACCATTTCAGGAGATTAAACTGCTCCATATCGACGGTATCACGGTTGCGATAAATGGCCAAAACGATCGCCAAACCTACCGCCGCTTCGGCAGCAGCCACAGTAATGACAAATACGGTAAATACTTGGCCTTTAATTAATGTTGAGTCAAGAAAGTTGGAAAATGCCATTAAATTCAAATTAACAGCATTTAGCAGTAGCTCAATTGACATCAGCACCCGCACAGCATTACGACTGGTAATTAAACCATAAATGCCGATACAAAACAAAGCGGCGGCCAGTAATAAAAAGTACTGAAGTTGCATGAATCCTAGTATTCCTTGTAAAGTTTGCTGGCTGTAAATCTTTTGTTGAGGTTGGGTGTAAGGGTATAAGGGTGTAAGGGTGTTGAATATTTACACCCTTACACCCCTGCACCCTTGGCCTAAACCATGATTTCTCGTTGTCATGGAAAATTTACTCTTGGCTGTCTCTACCTGCTGATACAAGTTCTCTGGGGCGTTCTGGCAAAGTTAGAACAGTTGATTGTGAAACTTGATCTGGCAGATACTCACGTCGCGCCAAAATAATTGCGCCTACCATTGCCATCAGCAACAAAATAGAAGCCAACTCAAAGGGTAATAAAAAGTCGCTGAAGAAATGCTCACCAATCAACACTATCGAACTTTCACCAGCTACGGGTGTAGTGGAGTATGCCCAAGGTGTTGCCAAAACCATTGCACTCAACAAGCCAAATAGCCCAATACTAACTACACCTGTGAGTACTTTCCGCACGCCAGCACTGGGAAATGGGGCAAAATCTTGGCGCTTGTTCACCAACATAATGGCGAACAAAATTAACACGTTAACCGCCCCAACATAAATCAGCACTTGGGCTGCGGCTACAAAGTCCGCATTCAGCAACAGGTACATTCCCGCAATGCTGATAAATACGCCTCCTAGCAAAAAGGCAGAATAAACAATGCTGGAAGACAACACTACACCCAGTGCTGCGCCAATCAGCATTACTGCTAGTACACCAAACGAAATAATCTGTACACCTTCCGCTAGATTCACTTTTTTATCCTCAGTCAAACAATTTTGGATTTTAGATTTGCGATTTTAGATTGATGATTTTAGATTTTTTCTGTTGAACCCTTATAGAGTAATTTCCCTACCGTAAGCACTTGCCATTGAGTGATCTGGGGGCTTGAACGGAAAATAATCCAAAATCCAAAATCCAAAATTTAAAATCTAAAATTGGTATGGTCATTGGTCATTAGTAAAAGACAAAGAACAAATGACTTATGACATTTATTTTTCTGCAAGGTCTTCTGGACGTGCGCCAGCGCGGGGTGCATCTGCGGGGACACCGTGGGGTTCAAGTACGCCTTTGGGTAGATAAACCAGTTCGCGTAGCGGTGTCACCATTGGATCATTAGTGACTTTGTAAGGCAGACGGCCGAGAGCTACACTGTCATAGTTCAGTTCATGGCGATCGTAGGTGGAAAGTTCGTATTCTTCTGTCATGGATAGACAGTTGGTGGGACAGTATTCCACACAGTTACCACAGAAGATACAAACCCCAAAGTCGATGCTGTAGTGTTTGAGCTTTTTCTTTTTGCTACCTTTGTCAAATTCCCAGTCAACTACAGGTAAGTTAATGGGACATACACGTACACAGACTTCGCAGGCGATACATTTATCAAATTCATAGTGAATCCTACCGCGAAACCTTTCGCCAGGAATGAGTTTCTCGTAAGGGTACTGTACGGTAATGGGTCGCCGCCGCATGTGGTCGAAGGTAACAGATAGCCCCTGACCGATGTAACGACCAGCTTGTACTGCTTCTTTGGCGTAATCACCAACTTGCTTCAGGAACTTTAGCATTGTGTTTCACTCTCT includes these proteins:
- a CDS encoding nucleoside phosphorylase, which produces MTNKRFYHIGFGQEDLGTSPPEIALLSGDRDRTRLIAENYFQDVRLLSQNRGLDSYLGYLPNHRPILAATSGMGAPSLSIVVNELVQVGIRQIIRIGTCGSIQLHVPVGSIVISSAALCRQGAANDIAPIEYPAAADPFLTVALVKAAQELGFEHYLGITASVDTFYEGQERADSANPYLMRSLRGITEEYRRLNILNYEMECGTLFKMAGVYKFAAAAVCGVVAQRNVDERVVLEQKEVAVGNAIATAIHAITNSCV
- a CDS encoding NAD(+) kinase, with translation MQLKQVIIAYKARDSQSKRWAEICAKQLENRGCHVLMGPSGPKDNPYPVFLASSNQPIDMALVLGGDGTVLTSARHLAPAGIPILGVNVGGHLGFLTESVDEFQDTEKVWDRLFEDRYAIQRRMMLQAAVYEGHRTNLEPVTERYLALNEFCVKPASADRMITSILEMEIDGEVVDQYVGDGLIISTPTGSTGYTVSASGPIMHDGMEAVTITPICPMSLSSRPLVLPPGVVVSIWPLGDYDLSTKLWMDGVLSTSIWPGHRVDVRMAECRAKFIVLRENNSYYQTLREKLLWAGTRVRYSNNHRN
- the nuoK gene encoding NADH-quinone oxidoreductase subunit NuoK yields the protein MQLQYFLLLAAALFCIGIYGLITSRNAVRVLMSIELLLNAVNLNLMAFSNFLDSTLIKGQVFTVFVITVAAAEAAVGLAIVLAIYRNRDTVDMEQFNLLKW
- a CDS encoding NADH-quinone oxidoreductase subunit J — translated: MNLAEGVQIISFGVLAVMLIGAALGVVLSSSIVYSAFLLGGVFISIAGMYLLLNADFVAAAQVLIYVGAVNVLILFAIMLVNKRQDFAPFPSAGVRKVLTGVVSIGLFGLLSAMVLATPWAYSTTPVAGESSIVLIGEHFFSDFLLPFELASILLLMAMVGAIILARREYLPDQVSQSTVLTLPERPRELVSAGRDSQE
- the ndhI gene encoding NAD(P)H-quinone oxidoreductase subunit I encodes the protein MLKFLKQVGDYAKEAVQAGRYIGQGLSVTFDHMRRRPITVQYPYEKLIPGERFRGRIHYEFDKCIACEVCVRVCPINLPVVDWEFDKGSKKKKLKHYSIDFGVCIFCGNCVEYCPTNCLSMTEEYELSTYDRHELNYDSVALGRLPYKVTNDPMVTPLRELVYLPKGVLEPHGVPADAPRAGARPEDLAEK